The nucleotide sequence GCGCGCGTTACCGAGCTCAGGGGCAAGGTAATTCGTTTGCGGACTGTCGGCGACCACCCCTTCGACATTATTGTGTTGCCTGACGAATCCGGACTGCGGCTGCGCAGTCAGCACGACCGTGAGCCGGATGTGACGCTCACTGGCGATATCCCCGTGATCTTTCGTTTTGCACTGCGCCGGATTATTCCGGATGTCGTGGCGGAAGGTGAAGTGCAGGTCAGTGGTGACATCGATCTTGGGCAGCGCTTCCAACGGTTGCTGGAGCAGGCCGATATTGACTGGGAAGAGCAGGCGGCGCGTGTGCTGGGCGATGTGCCTGCACACCAGCTGGGTAATGCCCTGCGGGATTTGGGCGATTGGTCGAAGCAGGCGATGGGCACACTGAAACAGGATGTCGGCGAATATCTCCAGGAAGAAAGTCGCCTGCTGCCCGTGCGCTCGCGTGCCGGAGCGTTCCGTCGCTCCGTGGAAACCCTGCAGCGCGATCTGGATAATCTGGAACAACGCCTGGCGCGTTTGCGAGAGACAGCCAAATGAAGCGTTTGCGCCAGTTGGGTCGTTTGCTGCGCATTACCCAGGTTTTCGTGCGGCACGATCTCGACGAGTTCGTCACCGCCATCCATCTGTTCCGCCCGTATCGT is from Sulfuricaulis sp. and encodes:
- a CDS encoding SCP2 sterol-binding domain-containing protein, with translation MNADQTFIAFLETAVNRLLRLDSATLARVTELRGKVIRLRTVGDHPFDIIVLPDESGLRLRSQHDREPDVTLTGDIPVIFRFALRRIIPDVVAEGEVQVSGDIDLGQRFQRLLEQADIDWEEQAARVLGDVPAHQLGNALRDLGDWSKQAMGTLKQDVGEYLQEESRLLPVRSRAGAFRRSVETLQRDLDNLEQRLARLRETAK